The Ananas comosus cultivar F153 linkage group 20, ASM154086v1, whole genome shotgun sequence region ttaagagAACAACATGTGTTTATGGCTCAAAATgagccaaaaaagaaaatgaatttcCTAAAAGTTAACAACTAACATCCCAGGTTCTAAAATATTCAGTTTCCAGTAGTCCGAATTAATTCCATGACCCCTAAGAAATGGAATTTCAAGTTCCTGTTGTTATAGCAAGTCCTGATATCCAGTCTCTTCCTTCTCACAATCATTTTCTCCCAACAAAATTATTACATTCCCGAGTTTCAGAAACCTATCTATACCACTAAAAACCCCAAGTTCATTACTTTCTCCTCACTTCCTCCCAATAAAATCGCAACTAAGATTTTCAAAATCATGCATTAACACCTAATTATGACCAGAAAAACTCATCATTTCTCTTGAATCGAAGCAAAATAAGAGGAAACAAtattagggaaaaaaaacaaaatattcagAAAAATTTCCGCTACAGATTCATCAAACTACGCCCCTCAACATCGACCACAACTAGATCGGCTTCCGATTTTACACTCCTTAAACCATCTCCCGAGATtcaaaacccgaatccgaacatCGTAGCGATTGCAACAAATCACAACaattcaaaaaggaaaaaaattaagtaaaatcaGAGAGATTGAGAAGTCGAAGACGACTATTAGGGTTTTACCTCACGAAGCGCTTGGAGATCAGCGGCTGTGTGCCGTACTGAAGCGTGAGTAGCACGAGGTAGGGCCACACCTTCTTCGCCCTGGGCTTCGTCGGCGCCGCCTCCTCTGGCTTTGCTTCAGGAGTAGCGGAGCCCATTAATGGcgggggggggagagagagagggagagggagagcgagagagaatTAGGGCGAACCCCGTTGTAGTTCTTATTCAACCGCGGTGGTACGGAACGGGAAAGCAACTACTCGTACGGCCGCAAAAGCAAAGGATCCCGTTGCCAATGGTGGGCTTCCGTTTCCTCCAACGGAGTCGATGAGGTGGTACACATGGTTCACTGGATATTTCTTGCCGTACAGGACGTTGCTAGACCCGGTGTATACCTCTAGTCCGCATGCGACTCCACACCAACCATAACCCTGTTTCATTTGAAAGCACCGTGGCGGGCCCCACACCCGAACCAGGCCATATAAAAGGCCCCAGAGATCGCGCGAGAGCTAATTCAAACTGCCTTTCACACTCCACTCTCTCCCTTCTCCGAGGGCGCGATTGCTCCGCCTCTTCCGATCTCCACGTGCTCCCTCCTCCACTCTCCGGAACCCTAGCGGGAGGAGAAGCTAGGGTTTCGGAGAAGAAGCGATCGGATCGTGCTACCACGTTGTAAGCGATTCTCATCCTTAGGGCTTCTTCGACCTCTTCTCTCCGTCTCAGCGAGGCCATGGCTAGGGTTTGCTATCACCGTTTCCATAGCAGGAGATAGGCGACGCACTTTGATGTTTCTGAGGCGAATTCCTTCGTAGAGCGTCCATGATGCAGAAATTAGGATTTTCCGGTATGAAGAACTTGGATCACTTCAGATCCAGTGGCGGATCTCTCGCTGGAGCTGGGAAAACAGCTCAAATCTCAAATCTGAAACCTTCGTCGGATTCAATGTCCTATGGGAGCTTCGCGAATCTAAAGCTCACTGCAGGTTGTGTTTCTTCCTGAAGTAATCTCCTTTGCACTGTAGCTTGATGTGGATGATTTGTTTGTATGATGATTCTCCCTCTTGTTTTGCTTGTTTTCAGAGAAGCTGGTTAAAGAGCAAGCTTCAGTGAAAACTGATCTTGAAATGGCGGTAAAATACTTGCCGTTGCTGAATTTTCCCTTCTACTTGGGCTCATTTTGTTGAAGCTCCTTAGCTTTGGATTACTAAACATCATATGGACTCTAAAATTGGACTTGCAGTCTTTGTTTttgtgcttttattttcatCTCAGCAGGTTTCACTACTTTCGGACATTATTAATCTATCTCTTCTGATACATCTGTTAGCTTGATTGCATTGTAATTCTTTTGATTCTGTCTCCATATAGTGGTAGTTACAGATATTACATGTAGAAAATGTGATGAGAGCTTTTTTCTTCATTTCTCATCATTTTCCTTTTGCTGCTGCTTTCCTTTATGCTTTATAACCTTAAAAACTCCCTAATTTAGTATTAGATCTTTTGGATATTTTATTGGCTCCCCCTGTTATGACCTTATCTCAACCCATAACGAAGCTTCTAAGCTCCATAAGTTCTATGAGGATTGGAAAAGATTGACACAAGGTTCTCTCTCACAGACGTCAGATATATAACATATCAATTtcaatatttcatattttctttGGTATGTctgttgatttttttatttaatttgagtaatTATATGATGTTATTGATGTAGTGATGTATACGTGTGCTGGATAAGTTTAACTTCtgacaattttcttttatcattCAGGCTTTTGCTCTAGTTTGTTGCTGAATCTGAGCAGCTCAGCTTCTTATTCATTTTAAAGACCTATAGATTCCTAAGCATACTTCGTAACTTCCGTCTTGCATATTATTTTTAACAGATTCTTCTACCTTCTTATGTCCTATTGTGCAAGGACCTTTTGGGTCAATTTTAAGTTGGAGCAAGTGTCTGCTTTAAGTAAGTTATTTGCTGTATAGTGTTCATCTTACTTAAAATTGCTGTGCACCTTGTGAAATGTATTGAAAGAGGAGATTTAGATGATGCTATCAACAAAGACAGCTCTGTCGTCCTCTAAAGAGACATTTTGTCTGTActtcaaaactaaaatttccACTATTTTCATGGATGTCTTCATCATGTGATGTCATCTTGTAATTTTAGTTTAggcttattttagtttttagattTTCTCATTAGCTCTCAACAACAAAATATCCGATGATTATACCATATTTGTTTACCAAAAGTAATTAATGTGAATGGTAATCTTTCATATGGCTCTTTGTTGAATTACTTATAACTAAGATATGATGTTCCACTTCCATAAAAATATTTGTAGCACACAAAGCTGGGGAGAGCAACAGAACAGATTCACATACTAGAGGCCAAATTACAGCAAGCAGTCAACGAGAATGCCAAGCTTAAAGTGAAGCAAACAGAAGATTCAAAGCTTTGGCAGGGATTGGATTCAAAATTCTCCTCAACAAAGACGATGTGTGATCAACTAACAGAAACTTTACAACAGTTAGCTTGCCAGACTCGCATAGGTAATGCTGCGCAATTAACTTTATTTACTGCATTCTGATATTATACATGCAATTTTATGGAAAATCATGTTAGCAGCTGAAGAGGACAAGAAATTCTTAGAGGAAAGGCTCGACAACAATTCAAAAGCTTTTGATGATCTTAATTCCCTGTTGAAGGATTTATCTACAAAATTGGAGTGTGCAGACAAAAAGATCAGTGTTGGTAAGCCCCGTGCATAGTCATCTCGTTACGTGTGAGACTGTGAGAAGAATGTGTGCAGTTCATTTTCGACAAATCCATTGTGTAGTACTGTTCGGTGTACCTCTACATTCTTAGAGCATGTTGTTACAGTCATATTCTGTGTGGCTTGGCCTTGGATGTGATTACTGCAAGTATACATTTGGTGATCATATATCTCGACAACCAGTGGTAGCGTATTATCTCTGAGACTTGTTTTGTGGTAATCTTTTTTTCTTCGTAGGGAAACAGGAGATGTTGGAACTTAAACACGAGAAAGAGGAAATGGAGAAGGGTTTGAAAGATCAGCTTCATGCGACTGATATTGTCGTCAAGGAGAAAGGTAGGTGTCAAACCTTTTGTTTCAAGCTACCAGTGTACAGTGATAATAATTGTCCAGATGCTCATCAGTCTTGGTAATTTTGGTCATACGGAATTGTCAAAATGGGATATATAGGAGGTCAGGAAAATCACACTTAGCCTCTACAATCTTGCTGACAAACTTGCGGTTAAAACTTTTGGAGTGTGACCATTCATCCCTTGGCTGCTAGATAAACTTCCTACTTTTATCAACTGAATTTTTTGTCTTATAAgcatgaataatatttttttacatattacacACAGATTCTACAATCAAGCATCTAGAAGGGACCGTCGAAGAAAATAAGGTGCACCTTCGGACTCTTGACTCCCAATTGCGGCAAATGGAACATGAGTTGAAGCTAAAAGAAGATACATGCCTATTGCTAAGAGCTACTCTGGAAAACttggaaagtgaaaaatatggTCTGCAGAGAAGCAATCAAGAATTTGTAGAGAAAATTGACATATCATGCAAGGCATATAAGGAGCTTGAAAATGTGCTTCTCAGCCTAATGGCAAAAATAGTTGAACTAGATAAAGAGAATTTGATTGTTTCAGGTCATGTTTCTAAGCTGATCTCTTCCTTTCAAACCTACAATGAGTTGATCCAAGAAGAGAAGAACCTGGCACTAAAGTCTGCTCAGGGCAAATTTGAAAATCTCCAGAAAGTATACATACATTCCATATCGGAAAATGATGCCCTCAAAATAGAAATCGAGGAGCTTCACACCAAAGTAACAGAGCTACAGAAAGCTCAAGAATTTGTTATGGTACAACATGCAGAAGAATGCCGCTTAGCTGAAGATAAGGTTCGAAGATTGGAGTCTGAAGCTGCGGAAATTGTCTCAAAGAAAGATGAAGCAGAGGAGTTGGCTTCAGAGTTGCAAAAGAAAGTTGTAAAGTTATCAGAAGATTCTAAGCTAACTGATAGTCAAATGGTTCGTCAAACTTACTCCTTTCTTGACTACGGTTTCTACTATATCTTTATAATCTCTAATCTTGTTCTTTGATGCTTTCAGCAAGAGTTGTTACAGAAAATTTCGAAGTTAGAATCAGAGAACCATGATCTTCTAAACAAAGAGAAGTTGGTGTTACAAGAAAAAGCTCAGGAGATAGAATCCCTTCATAGTGAGATAACTAAGCGTGACCAGCAGGTTGATGCACTAGAAAATCATGTCAACCAACTTCATATAGATATGGATGAGAAGGAGCAGCTTATTTTAAGttctgtagagagagaaaagcatTTAGAGGAGCAAAAGTCACAGGTTATTGATTGTGATACTTTTGATTGATGCGATAACAATTTAGAGAGTATCTATAACAGTTATCTGTGTTCAGATTCAGGCTTCACTGATGGCAGCTGAATGCAAACTTGCTGAGGCAAAAAAACAGTATGATATGATGCTCGAGGGTAAACAGTTGGAGCTATCCAAGCATTTGAAGGAGTTGTCTCAGAGGAATGATCAGGTATTGATTTTTTGTTGGTGGGCTTTGGCTATTTTGCACTGTAGGATAATAACAATATGAATGAGTGAGTTTGGCAGGCAATCAATGATATTCGGAAGAAATATGAGGTTGAGAAGGTGGATATTGTTAGTGCCGAAAAGGAAAAGGTATCTTCTCTTTTTAGTATTGGTCCTAGACGATGCAAACTTTGAAGATGCTGACATCTTTCTTTACTGTATCAAATTGCTAAAATTTCAGGCAGAGAAACTCATCAAAGAAATGGAAAGAaaatgtgaagaaaaaatatctGAAAATAAAGAGGAGGCACAGCGGTACTTGATGCATGTTAAGGAGGAACATGGTGCAATGGTAATTATTTGGAATTCTTGCGGCTTCCTTGAGTGGATTAACAAATCAAGAATGCTAATTGGTACTATGGAGAATTATCCGTCTTTCCCACAGAAAAAATTCCTATTCCAAATCTAATGGAACTATTGTATAAGAGTTCACTTATTCTGTGATATTTCCTGTTTGCAACGTGTTTGATAATGAAGTTCTTCCTGACCTCTGGAAAATGTTGTATGCACCATGCTGTTCCTTGGAGATACAATGCACATCTGCTTCCTAATTATTATGAAGAATGTTCTCCATATTTTGAACAGAAGCAAAACCCTACTTCACAGCTAAACAAAATGTGATATAAGAATCAACTGTTCTGATATTTCCTGCTGCGACATATGACTCTCATAATTTTCATTCTCACCACAAAACATGTTACACGTAACATGTTACATCCTTGCACATACAATGCTGTCTGCTTGCTAATGCTCGAGTTTCACAAGAGATAGCCAGTCTTCAGTGCTGGAAAATAGTATTTCTTAGATTTTTCgtgtgtatatacatataaatgcTAAACTACACAATACAGATGATACTGCCATCTTTGAAGAAGAGTATCAGGCTTTTCTTTTGTGAATTCTGCAGATTAGTAGAATTCAGCAGGATCATGATGAGAAGGAATCAAGACTTCGGTCCCATCACACGGAAGAGCTGCAGCGGCTACAGCTTCAGACTGAAAATGAATTGAGGGAGGTACTTGATGATTTACTCTTTAGCTTTCCATTATTCAAGAATCTTAACCAGCTTTTAACTGTCATAAATCCTCGTCAACGTAGAGAATATCATCACTTAGAAAAGAGCATGAAATCCAAATAAAATCCTTGAAGCTAGAATGTGAAGATGACTGTAGAAAACTACAGGAAGAGTTGGAGCTTCAAAAGTCAAAGGTACTTTGCTTTCTGTAAGGCTTTGTTCAATGAAATTCATTGCTTCTTTAAATCCAAATTTTAATGCAATCTGATTCAGGAGGAAAAGCAACGAGCATTACTTCAATTGCAGTGGAAAGTAATGGGTGAGAATCAACAAGTTGACCAAGAAGTGAACTCTAAGAATAAGAAGGTGCTCTATTCTAGTGGCTATGCTATGATATTAGTTACACATACCTGCTTCTCTACATTCTCTTctgtttggttttcttttttcctctcgaAACTCTTTGTAtggtttgcttcttttttgTTAAGTACTTTGCTCTTTTATCTCCTGATTAAACTCCCTTTTGGAGGCATGGACATCTTGTTCAGCACATCTATTTTGTTTATTCAAGGAGCATAAAGCAATTAGTTGATAgtgaatatatttttacatttttcatAACGTATATTTGGCCTCTAGTTCATTTTAATCGGAATAGGATAAATTACCATGTCGGCGGTAAGCCTTATCCTTGAATTTCACAATGATGAAGGCCTTGCAATGGACAACAATCAAACTATGGTAGCTATCACAAATAATCACCATACTGCACAAATTATAACTGGATAACTTGCTCCAGTATCCAAATAGGCCCGAAATAGTTGCATTGAGCATCACCTTATAGCACTTTCTTACAGCATGGTGcactttaataattttattcagtATTTCCACTTCTGCTTTTTACTGTACTTGCACAGACTTTGTATTTCTAATCTGTTTTAagtgatattattattattatatggtaTCTTATTTGTAACTTTGTCATTCTGTAGGAATACTCTGTTTCCTCGATAAAGATGAGAGATTCATACGGTAGGAAAGAACGCCAGCTTGCAGTAATCAGCCCTGAGAGTAGGAAGGTTGTACGACCACTAATCTCTTCTTAGACAGAATTTGTTTGATATCTTTTACAACAAGTTCAAGGCTGTTATATTTATGAGATTGAAAATGATCGTACTTTAATTTCTATATTGGGTGCACTCTAGGATGTAAATTTGTCAGGAATCATGCGGACACCTATAGCAAACATACTGAAGAAAGTAGAGAAGGGGAGTGCAAGAAATATTCCAAAGCACAGCAAGAAGGTGATTCCTTATGACAGATTGATCCTTTTACACCATTCATTGCTCTCCAGTGAACCCATTTCTGTCCATCATTTAGTTCATACCTATTCAAGAAATTCTTTTGCTGTTATAAATGAGTTGTTTTATTTGAATTGTCATTTAAATATGCCTTTGATGTTAACCAACTTTCCAATGGTGCTTACATATCTCCGATCATGTCAGTTAAACCATTTTCAATTATTTCTTTCTTGGATATTTCACTGTAACAGGTTACACGCCATGAATACGAAATCGAGACAGCCAATGGAAGAACAATAACAAAACGCAGAAAGACAAAAAGCACTGTAATGTTTGAGGTATACAAATATCTGCTGTCTGGATATATAGTTTGCAACAGTTGAGCGGATGCGTTAAAGCCATCAATTTTACTTTGCATGTTTAGGAACCGGGCATTCAAAAGACAACACATACCAAGACACCTAATGCTAGTGAGGATGTTACGAAAATCAGAAAGGTACGAGCACCAAGTCACTAACTACAATTCAGCAGATATTTACTGggatttttaaagtaaatgcGTGACTGGGAATgcctatattttcttttctttttttcaaattcttCCTCattcaaatagggtatatccctgtttaatcaaaaaaaaaaaattcttcctCACGTTCTCTGAATTTTAAGGCACCTGTGGGATGGTcctacttaatttttaatttctataactATGATTCTCAttgacagcaaaaaaaaaaaaagaaaaaaaaaagaaagaaacaaaaggaaaaaaaaaagatatggcAGTTAGTACTTTTCGCTTTTTGGTTTTCTGAGGAGATGAGCTTGCATTCTAAGCAACAATGGTAAGAAAGTTCCCAAGCGATTCAATTGCATAACGCTTGatggaaaacaaaaactaaagCTTAACATAGATCATGTTAATTATGCGTAAATTATCTCAGTGCTGCTTTTTATATTACATTGAACCCGTTTTCAGATGCCAATGACTCCTGGGAGCTCTTATACTCCACTTAGGAATGCGTCTTGTATCTTTTTTTCCCTTATGTAGCGAGCGTCTAATGATTTCCCTCATGATAGATGTGTTTACTTTTTGACATCTACAGTCTTCCTTACAATGTAACTTAACATCCACAGGTAGTTGGAGGGCCCCACCCGCATCCTGCGAATATCGGCGACTTGTTCTCCGAGGGTTCTCTAAACCCTTACACTGACGACCCTTACGCATTTGATTAGAAGGTACTTTAATCTTGATTACAGTAAAAGTTTCTTCTAATTTCCTTACAGTTCGTAATCTTGATTCTGCTGCATAAATCTATAGAAATATAATCTTGTCGATAAGCATCGTGAAGCGGTCTTCTACCGAAGGTGTACATGAAGGGACGTAGGCCTATTGTGGCCTTATTGTGCATATAACACCAAAACTAACTTGTTGTGGGCGGATGAAGAGGATATTACATACTCATTTCAAGCATTAAATGATGTAAAGGGTAGGTGAGAAAACTCGCTAGTCTTGCACCTTATAGTAGTTGAGCAAGAGGAGACTGGAAGATGACCGTATGGAATTAATTCATACACCTAACCGAACCGTTTCTACCAGCCCCCCATATATACATTCCTATAATACATCCATCTCTGACTTGCTAGAATGGTAGTACCACGAGCTTGCCATCACAACCAATGAACCAACCGTTCTTTTCTCtgctaaaataataatttttgaaaattatttttaatggttTGTACATTGAAGGAAATACCACTTTTGACTTTGTGTGAAATCATAAATGTTATACATGAATACTGATTTGTTAACTTAAAGTACATTTTTGAGTCGAGAAAAGAAAATAGCGACCAGTGCATCCTATATatagatgtaaattttatatctattcaTCCTAAGCTTTATaaatttcttataaatttttagtattaagaAAAATGTTGATGCGATCAATAAGAGAATAAGAGATTTTGGATAAGTAAAGCGTCATATTTACATCCTACATATAGGCGTATGGGTAGCGTTGCTCTTTGAGTTAACCTATGGGCTATGGCCTTacttgaaaaaggaaaaaataaaaataaaaaaaatccgtCACTCTCACTTGAATGCGTTTTCCCTCAAAGACTTCATTAACTCTTGCCACTTCAATTGTGTAACATCATATTCTTCACACCAAACACAAACCCAAGTGAGCTCTTTCTGAATAAACAAACCACCTTCAATGGTCGCACAAATGTGGAAAGCACTTCCCACATGCGCAGCAGAGGAGCCAGGAAATTCAATGAATACTTAGTGCTCTCTGCAACACAAGCTCGCTCTATGGAGCAGCAGTGCAAAAAATATGGCAGGTGGCGGATTTGCTGCTGAATTCCCCGCCTCCGATTACGGCGGATCTCTAACGACCTCTGTTATCGTCACCTGCATCATGGCGGCCTCCGGCGGCCTTATTTTTGGCTACGACATCGGGATCTCAGGtgattctctctttctctctctctctctccatctctcttgAACATTTCTATTGTGCAAAAGATCGATTAGAACTGCATCTGATATCATATTACTTGAAAAATCAATACAATAAACAACAGACCTGATTTTATAGGGGGTGTGACGACCATGGAATCATTTCTGAGATCCTTCTTTCCCAGCGTTTTGAAGAAGATGGCAGAAGCCAAGCAGGACGACGAATACTGCATGTATGACAGCCAGGCGCTAACGGCATTCACATCGTCGCTGTACGTCGCCGGGCTGGCTGCATCGCTGGCCGCAGGCCGCCTCACAAAAGCCGTCGGCCGCCAGACGATCATGCTCCTCGGCGGGGCCCTGTTCTTCACTGGCGCCACCGTCAATGCCTCCGCCGCCAATGTCGAGATGCTCATCCTCGGTCGGATTCTCCTTGGGTTCGGTGTCGGATTCACCAACCAGGTTAGTATTTTTAAGTAGCTAGGCCAACTACAAAATTGAGCCTCTATATGCGTTGAATAGTTGGTTAGAACTAATcgtaggtaaaaatatatatatatatatattaatacataaCCCTACCTAGATTGCATTTTAGCTCTCAGAATTTTTGCTTCAATAACTTAACTTCTAAGCATTTTGAAATATGAGACCTCTGTAGCAGTAAATGTTATTTGTAAATCCCAATCAGTTTATACATCATACATTCCATCCATCTAATAAATAAAGCGTTTTTATTAGTCACATTAAGGGTCCCACTCATTAGACGGTGGGATCTAAAATGTATACTTAAATTTATGAATACTATTGCTCACACAACAGCTATTTAATAAgacttttttaatataaaaataaaaaatgtgataTGACCAGGCTGCTCCGGTGTATCTGGCGGAGGTGTCGCCGGCGCGGTGGCGCGGTGCCTTCACG contains the following coding sequences:
- the LOC109725392 gene encoding synaptonemal complex protein ZEP1-like isoform X1, with amino-acid sequence MMQKLGFSGMKNLDHFRSSGGSLAGAGKTAQISNLKPSSDSMSYGSFANLKLTAEKLVKEQASVKTDLEMAHTKLGRATEQIHILEAKLQQAVNENAKLKVKQTEDSKLWQGLDSKFSSTKTMCDQLTETLQQLACQTRIAAEEDKKFLEERLDNNSKAFDDLNSLLKDLSTKLECADKKISVGKQEMLELKHEKEEMEKGLKDQLHATDIVVKEKDSTIKHLEGTVEENKVHLRTLDSQLRQMEHELKLKEDTCLLLRATLENLESEKYGLQRSNQEFVEKIDISCKAYKELENVLLSLMAKIVELDKENLIVSGHVSKLISSFQTYNELIQEEKNLALKSAQGKFENLQKVYIHSISENDALKIEIEELHTKVTELQKAQEFVMVQHAEECRLAEDKVRRLESEAAEIVSKKDEAEELASELQKKVVKLSEDSKLTDSQMQELLQKISKLESENHDLLNKEKLVLQEKAQEIESLHSEITKRDQQVDALENHVNQLHIDMDEKEQLILSSVEREKHLEEQKSQIQASLMAAECKLAEAKKQYDMMLEGKQLELSKHLKELSQRNDQAINDIRKKYEVEKVDIVSAEKEKAEKLIKEMERKCEEKISENKEEAQRYLMHVKEEHGAMISRIQQDHDEKESRLRSHHTEELQRLQLQTENELRERISSLRKEHEIQIKSLKLECEDDCRKLQEELELQKSKEEKQRALLQLQWKVMGENQQVDQEVNSKNKKEYSVSSIKMRDSYGRKERQLAVISPESRKDVNLSGIMRTPIANILKKVEKGSARNIPKHSKKVTRHEYEIETANGRTITKRRKTKSTVMFEEPGIQKTTHTKTPNASEDVTKIRKVVGGPHPHPANIGDLFSEGSLNPYTDDPYAFD
- the LOC109725392 gene encoding synaptonemal complex protein ZEP1-like isoform X2, which encodes MMQKLGFSGMKNLDHFRSSGGSLAGAGKTAQISNLKPSSDSMSYGSFANLKLTAEKLVKEQASVKTDLEMAHTKLGRATEQIHILEAKLQQAVNENAKLKVKQTEDSKLWQGLDSKFSSTKTMCDQLTETLQQLACQTRIAEEDKKFLEERLDNNSKAFDDLNSLLKDLSTKLECADKKISVGKQEMLELKHEKEEMEKGLKDQLHATDIVVKEKDSTIKHLEGTVEENKVHLRTLDSQLRQMEHELKLKEDTCLLLRATLENLESEKYGLQRSNQEFVEKIDISCKAYKELENVLLSLMAKIVELDKENLIVSGHVSKLISSFQTYNELIQEEKNLALKSAQGKFENLQKVYIHSISENDALKIEIEELHTKVTELQKAQEFVMVQHAEECRLAEDKVRRLESEAAEIVSKKDEAEELASELQKKVVKLSEDSKLTDSQMQELLQKISKLESENHDLLNKEKLVLQEKAQEIESLHSEITKRDQQVDALENHVNQLHIDMDEKEQLILSSVEREKHLEEQKSQIQASLMAAECKLAEAKKQYDMMLEGKQLELSKHLKELSQRNDQAINDIRKKYEVEKVDIVSAEKEKAEKLIKEMERKCEEKISENKEEAQRYLMHVKEEHGAMISRIQQDHDEKESRLRSHHTEELQRLQLQTENELRERISSLRKEHEIQIKSLKLECEDDCRKLQEELELQKSKEEKQRALLQLQWKVMGENQQVDQEVNSKNKKEYSVSSIKMRDSYGRKERQLAVISPESRKDVNLSGIMRTPIANILKKVEKGSARNIPKHSKKVTRHEYEIETANGRTITKRRKTKSTVMFEEPGIQKTTHTKTPNASEDVTKIRKVVGGPHPHPANIGDLFSEGSLNPYTDDPYAFD